The following coding sequences are from one Candidatus Nitrosopumilus sp. SW window:
- the tpiA gene encoding triose-phosphate isomerase codes for MFVINCKNYEEISGDKIIKFVKTAEKISKKFKIKIAICPPQHLIGLVASSSIPIFAQHVDDSKVGSTTGFVIPELLKKSKVNGSLINHSEHRISSNEIEKLVLKLKELKMTSIVCVKDVAEARKYAKLNPNYIAIEPPELIGSGKAVSTERPELITKAASAVKSANNNTKLLCGAGIVSGQDVSKAVELGSKGILVASGIIKAKNWDKIISEFAKALV; via the coding sequence ATGTTCGTAATTAATTGTAAAAATTATGAAGAGATTTCAGGAGACAAAATTATCAAATTCGTAAAAACTGCTGAGAAAATTTCTAAAAAATTTAAAATAAAAATTGCAATTTGTCCACCACAGCACTTAATTGGACTTGTAGCAAGTAGTTCTATCCCAATTTTTGCACAACATGTTGATGATTCTAAAGTTGGCAGTACAACAGGTTTTGTGATTCCAGAACTGCTAAAAAAATCCAAAGTTAATGGATCATTAATCAACCACAGTGAACATCGAATCTCATCAAATGAGATCGAAAAATTAGTTTTAAAATTAAAAGAGTTGAAAATGACATCAATTGTTTGTGTGAAAGATGTTGCAGAAGCTAGAAAATATGCAAAACTAAATCCAAATTACATTGCTATAGAACCTCCAGAACTTATTGGTTCAGGAAAAGCAGTGTCAACTGAAAGACCAGAATTAATAACAAAAGCAGCAAGTGCTGTAAAAAGTGCAAACAACAACACAAAACTTCTTTGTGGAGCAGGAATTGTTTCTGGACAAGATGTCTCAAAGGCAGTGGAATTAGGATCAAAAGGGATCCTTGTAGCAAGTGGCATAATCAAAGCAAAGAATTGGGATAAAATAATTTCCGAATTTGCCAAGGCATTAGTTTAA
- a CDS encoding SemiSWEET family sugar transporter: MEIDGTLLTILGVAAGILILTGWVEQIYKGYKTKSLKDVSKFLMIFISAGAILWLIYGVIVEDVFIIGTNIAAIVLMMIVLAMKKMYDKRLRS; the protein is encoded by the coding sequence ATGGAAATTGATGGAACGCTACTAACAATTCTAGGAGTGGCTGCAGGGATTTTGATTCTAACAGGGTGGGTAGAGCAAATTTACAAAGGATACAAAACAAAAAGCCTCAAAGATGTCTCAAAATTTTTGATGATATTCATATCAGCAGGAGCAATTCTATGGTTAATTTACGGAGTCATAGTAGAGGATGTATTCATCATCGGAACAAACATAGCTGCAATTGTATTGATGATGATAGTATTGGCAATGAAGAAAATGTATGATAAAAGGTTAAGAAGTTAA
- a CDS encoding DNA-directed DNA polymerase I, with product MQVNMEETKKIESMPPSMLVSATYDNNSKSAVLKFYEPESQKLFLWKDEIGHKPYCYSRLAPEELEFLQERDDVLEIKTVQRYDLMKDKEINMSKITVADPLAIGGTTGDKSIRNVIETWESDIKYYENYLYDRKLIVGKYYEITNGKIQPHDLEISDEVKIALKSLLWDKVDSESMVDAEEFKKFVSEWADLLNQPIPKIKRLSVDIEVEAEVGRIPDPKIAEKKVTAIGMKGTDGFDQIFVLKTEGTEQGTNELDQNIKVTFYDLDKEKDMIYDAFQIIKEFPFVVTYNGDEFDLPYLYNRAERLGIKNSDNPFYMMRDSATLKQGVHLDLYRTFSNRSFQIYAFSQKYTNFSLNEVSKALLGKEKIDYGLEFDQLTLYQTANYCYNDALLTYELTSFNSELLMQLLVIISRIGRMPIDDIARMGVSQWIRSLLYYEHRKRNCLIPKRQELERRSEGVMSDAVIKDKKYRGGLVVEPKEGIHFDVVVMDFASLYPSIIKVRNLSYETVRCPHEECKKNSIPGTNHWTCSKKNGLTSMIIGSLRDLRVNYYKSLSKKETLTEEQRQQYTVVSQALKVILNASYGVMGAEIFPLYFLPAAEATTAIGRHTILETIKKCEATGIEVLYGDTDSLFIKNPTKEQIQTVIEQAKKDHGVDLEIDKTYRYCVLSNRKKNYLGVTKEGKVDVKGLTGKKSHTPPFIKKLFYELLDVLSEVQTVEDFEKAKKKISEKISTCGKKVEAKEIPLEDLTFNVMLSKAPSEYTKTIPQHIRAAKQLETIREIKKGDRISYIKILNKPGVKPVEMAKKEEIDSKKYMEFMESTLEQITSSMDLDFDTILGKPKQTGLDEFFWN from the coding sequence AATTGGTCACAAACCATATTGTTATTCACGATTAGCACCAGAAGAACTAGAGTTTCTTCAAGAGAGAGACGATGTTTTAGAAATCAAAACAGTTCAAAGATATGATTTGATGAAAGACAAAGAAATCAACATGTCAAAAATTACAGTGGCAGATCCCTTAGCAATAGGAGGAACTACAGGAGATAAGAGTATTAGAAATGTAATTGAGACATGGGAATCCGATATCAAATATTATGAAAATTATTTGTATGATAGAAAGCTAATAGTTGGAAAATATTATGAGATCACAAATGGAAAAATCCAACCACATGATTTGGAAATATCTGATGAAGTAAAGATTGCACTAAAGAGTTTGCTATGGGATAAAGTAGATAGTGAAAGCATGGTAGATGCTGAAGAATTCAAAAAATTTGTTTCAGAATGGGCAGATTTGCTCAATCAACCAATTCCAAAAATAAAAAGACTCAGTGTAGACATTGAAGTAGAAGCAGAGGTCGGAAGAATTCCAGACCCAAAAATTGCTGAAAAAAAAGTTACTGCAATAGGAATGAAGGGAACAGACGGATTTGACCAGATTTTTGTGCTTAAAACAGAAGGAACAGAGCAAGGTACAAACGAATTAGACCAAAACATCAAAGTGACATTTTATGATTTAGATAAAGAAAAAGACATGATTTATGATGCATTTCAAATAATCAAAGAGTTTCCATTTGTTGTCACATACAATGGTGATGAATTTGATTTACCATATTTGTATAACAGAGCAGAAAGACTTGGAATAAAAAATTCCGATAATCCATTTTATATGATGAGGGATTCTGCAACACTCAAACAAGGTGTGCATCTTGATTTGTATAGAACATTTTCAAATAGATCATTTCAAATCTATGCCTTTAGTCAAAAATATACAAACTTTTCATTAAATGAAGTCTCAAAAGCATTACTTGGAAAAGAAAAGATAGACTATGGTTTAGAGTTTGATCAGTTAACACTCTATCAGACAGCAAACTATTGTTATAATGATGCTTTGCTAACATACGAACTTACAAGTTTTAACAGTGAATTATTGATGCAATTACTTGTAATCATTTCAAGAATTGGAAGAATGCCAATTGACGATATTGCAAGAATGGGAGTATCGCAATGGATTCGAAGTTTATTGTATTATGAACACAGAAAGCGAAATTGTCTGATTCCAAAAAGACAGGAGCTTGAAAGAAGATCAGAAGGAGTAATGTCAGACGCAGTTATCAAAGATAAAAAATACAGAGGAGGACTGGTTGTTGAACCAAAAGAAGGAATTCATTTTGATGTAGTGGTGATGGACTTTGCAAGTCTGTATCCCAGTATCATTAAGGTAAGAAATCTATCATATGAAACCGTAAGATGCCCACATGAAGAATGCAAAAAAAATTCAATTCCAGGAACAAATCACTGGACATGCTCCAAGAAAAATGGGCTAACATCGATGATTATAGGCTCGCTAAGAGATTTGAGGGTAAATTACTACAAGAGTTTATCAAAAAAAGAAACGTTAACTGAAGAACAAAGACAGCAATATACAGTCGTCAGCCAAGCACTTAAGGTAATTCTAAACGCAAGTTATGGGGTAATGGGGGCAGAGATATTTCCATTGTATTTTCTTCCAGCAGCAGAAGCAACTACTGCAATTGGAAGACACACGATTTTAGAGACAATTAAAAAATGTGAGGCAACCGGAATTGAGGTGCTTTACGGAGATACTGACTCATTATTTATCAAAAACCCAACTAAAGAACAAATTCAAACAGTAATAGAACAAGCAAAAAAAGATCACGGAGTAGATTTAGAGATTGATAAAACATACAGATATTGTGTGCTTAGTAACAGAAAGAAAAACTATCTAGGAGTTACCAAAGAAGGAAAAGTAGATGTCAAAGGACTCACAGGGAAAAAATCACACACTCCACCATTTATCAAAAAATTATTTTACGAACTACTTGATGTGTTGTCAGAAGTTCAAACAGTAGAAGATTTCGAAAAAGCTAAAAAGAAGATTTCTGAGAAAATTTCCACATGTGGTAAAAAAGTAGAAGCAAAAGAAATTCCATTAGAAGATTTGACATTTAATGTAATGCTAAGTAAGGCACCATCAGAATATACAAAAACCATTCCACAACACATACGAGCAGCAAAACAACTAGAAACTATACGAGAGATAAAAAAAGGTGATAGAATTTCCTATATCAAAATCTTAAACAAACCAGGAGTCAAACCTGTAGAGATGGCAAAAAAAGAAGAAATTGATTCTAAAAAATACATGGAGTTTATGGAATCCACACTTGAGCAAATAACATCATCAATGGATTTGGACTTTGATACAATTTTAGGAAAACCAAAACAAACAGGATTAGACGAATTTTTCTGGAATTAG